The following are encoded in a window of Paenibacillus polymyxa genomic DNA:
- a CDS encoding xanthine phosphoribosyltransferase, protein MEVLKKRILNEGVIASDQVLKLDGLLNHQVDPELTMAMGREFAARFREEKITRVVTVESSGIAIGFATALELGVPLVFARRKKTLLADPDALCERVPSFTKGIVTDIMLSRQFIHEDDRVLFIDDIIANGDAARGMVKIIQRSGAELVGFGVAVEKSFQAGARTIREQGIRVESLVKISSLADGKIEFAE, encoded by the coding sequence ATGGAAGTATTAAAGAAACGAATTTTAAATGAAGGCGTGATTGCATCAGATCAGGTGCTGAAGCTGGATGGTTTGCTTAATCACCAGGTTGATCCAGAACTGACAATGGCAATGGGACGAGAGTTCGCAGCACGTTTCCGAGAAGAGAAGATTACCAGAGTAGTGACCGTGGAGTCCTCAGGCATTGCCATCGGGTTTGCGACAGCATTGGAATTGGGTGTACCGTTGGTATTTGCTCGTCGTAAAAAGACCCTATTAGCTGATCCAGACGCGCTGTGTGAACGCGTACCTTCGTTTACAAAAGGTATTGTTACGGATATTATGCTGTCTCGTCAATTTATTCACGAAGATGACCGTGTTCTGTTCATTGATGATATTATTGCTAATGGTGATGCGGCGCGAGGTATGGTTAAAATCATTCAACGCTCTGGAGCGGAGTTGGTTGGATTTGGTGTCGCGGTGGAAAAAAGCTTTCAGGCCGGAGCGAGAACCATCCGTGAGCAGGGTATTCGTGTAGAGTCATTGGTCAAAATTTCGTCGTTAGCTGACGGCAAGATTGAGTTTGCTGAATAG
- a CDS encoding carboxymuconolactone decarboxylase family protein: protein MTVMDEKVHAYKDQISHLEDQLPEVVHAYHRFTGECFQAGSLDEKTKQLIALGIGLFANNEVCTFYHVDEARSKGASDQEIMETIAVAAAVGGGHALSQGVTRVQKALQ, encoded by the coding sequence ATGACGGTTATGGACGAAAAAGTACATGCATACAAGGATCAAATCAGCCATTTGGAAGATCAGTTGCCCGAGGTAGTTCATGCATATCATCGCTTTACCGGAGAGTGCTTTCAAGCCGGCAGTCTAGATGAGAAAACCAAGCAACTGATTGCGCTAGGCATTGGCTTATTTGCCAACAATGAAGTATGCACGTTTTATCACGTGGACGAGGCGCGGTCCAAAGGAGCCAGTGATCAGGAAATTATGGAGACCATTGCTGTAGCCGCAGCAGTAGGTGGAGGACATGCTCTAAGCCAAGGGGTAACGCGTGTACAGAAGGCGTTGCAATAA
- the msrA gene encoding peptide-methionine (S)-S-oxide reductase MsrA: protein MEKATFAGGCFWCMVTPFEEQPGIHGIMSGYTGGTIADPTYEQVKTGTTGHYEVVQITFEPELFPYEKLLELYWPQTDPTDGEGQFQDRGTQYKPAIFYHTEQQRELAQLSKEQLAQSGRFDKPIVTEILPASIFYPAEDYHQDYHKKNVKHYKEDRAQSGRDEFIDKNW from the coding sequence ATGGAGAAAGCGACTTTTGCAGGTGGATGCTTCTGGTGTATGGTGACTCCGTTTGAAGAACAGCCGGGCATTCATGGCATTATGTCAGGATACACTGGAGGAACGATTGCCGATCCGACCTACGAGCAGGTTAAAACAGGAACTACAGGTCACTACGAGGTGGTGCAGATTACTTTTGAACCTGAGCTGTTTCCTTATGAAAAGCTGCTCGAATTATATTGGCCGCAAACAGATCCTACCGACGGGGAAGGTCAATTTCAGGACCGGGGTACACAGTATAAACCCGCAATTTTTTATCATACAGAGCAGCAACGTGAGCTTGCACAACTGTCCAAGGAGCAGTTGGCACAAAGTGGACGCTTTGATAAGCCAATTGTAACGGAGATTCTTCCTGCTTCGATTTTTTATCCTGCAGAGGATTATCATCAGGATTACCACAAGAAAAACGTGAAGCACTATAAGGAAGATCGGGCCCAATCTGGTCGTGATGAATTTATTGATAAGAACTGGTAA
- a CDS encoding divergent polysaccharide deacetylase family protein produces the protein MSTRRKLHMRNIIKKALKESRARKEPAYVPVFHSSSKMRRTVVLCISVCMLFMVCSTGVAEAIDKQDDPQKMVAVIIDDLGNHMKGTEQILNLPVKITVAVMPFLPTTKQDAMEAHKRGHDVIVHLPMEPKQGKPEWLGPGAIKANMTDEEVRAKVTAAIKDVPYAIGMNNHMGSKITSNKRIMSIVLDVCKEHGLFFVDSRTNYRSVVPELAAKKGMPPVRNDVFLDDVHNLAHVNRQLTKVVEWLDEHNTCVTIGHVGVSGMYTSSALHSSVPKLKEHAKFVGISDLVRAVWGWTGDPAINTTMPSNAQ, from the coding sequence ATGAGTACACGACGGAAGCTGCACATGAGAAATATAATAAAAAAGGCTTTAAAGGAATCTCGCGCTCGGAAAGAGCCAGCTTATGTACCTGTATTCCATTCAAGCTCCAAAATGCGAAGAACCGTAGTACTCTGTATTTCGGTATGCATGTTATTCATGGTCTGTAGTACTGGTGTTGCAGAAGCAATAGACAAACAGGACGATCCGCAAAAGATGGTTGCTGTCATTATTGACGATCTGGGAAACCATATGAAAGGAACTGAGCAAATTTTAAATTTACCCGTTAAGATTACCGTTGCTGTGATGCCCTTCCTGCCTACAACCAAGCAGGACGCTATGGAAGCGCATAAGCGCGGTCATGATGTCATCGTCCATCTTCCAATGGAGCCAAAGCAGGGGAAGCCCGAATGGCTTGGGCCTGGAGCAATTAAGGCTAATATGACGGATGAAGAAGTACGTGCGAAGGTGACAGCAGCCATTAAGGATGTTCCTTATGCGATAGGGATGAACAACCACATGGGTTCCAAGATCACTTCTAATAAGCGCATTATGTCCATTGTTCTTGATGTTTGTAAGGAGCATGGACTATTTTTTGTCGATAGCCGTACTAATTATCGGTCAGTGGTCCCTGAGCTTGCCGCTAAAAAGGGAATGCCACCAGTACGAAATGATGTTTTTCTGGATGATGTCCATAACCTCGCCCATGTGAATCGGCAACTTACAAAAGTGGTTGAATGGCTGGATGAGCACAACACCTGCGTAACGATTGGGCACGTCGGCGTGTCTGGTATGTACACATCCTCCGCTCTTCATTCGTCGGTTCCCAAGCTAAAGGAGCACGCCAAATTTGTGGGTATTAGCGATTTGGTACGAGCTGTATGGGGATGGACGGGAGACCCAGCCATCAACACTACCATGCCGTCAAATGCGCAATAA
- a CDS encoding N-acetylmuramoyl-L-alanine amidase has product MRKKRLNKIWLTCLGFSLCILCSAVFAPFTYIAAQPDEKSNEPNKYIDSPSNVHSSYHAFAKPVVLIDVGHGGVDGGTSHKGILEKDINLAIAQKLYLILRSQGYPAVLNRDKDYALSDDNRWLQSKSRHLKDLAQRKSLTEQLPTALVVSLHVNWSKSAEKRGPIVLYQDEGSSYLLAERIQHSLNRLFCMNRKTVYGKPFYLLNKIQHPAVIVETGFISNEQDRAMLSEDRGQKSIAEAIAAGIIAHLTAW; this is encoded by the coding sequence GTGAGGAAAAAAAGGTTAAACAAAATATGGCTGACATGCTTGGGGTTCAGTCTATGCATCCTTTGCAGTGCTGTATTCGCCCCATTTACCTATATAGCTGCTCAGCCCGACGAGAAAAGTAACGAACCAAACAAGTATATAGATAGTCCATCCAACGTACATTCGTCCTATCACGCTTTTGCTAAGCCCGTTGTCCTGATTGATGTAGGCCATGGCGGTGTGGATGGTGGAACAAGTCACAAAGGAATTTTGGAAAAAGATATCAATCTCGCCATTGCTCAAAAGCTGTACTTGATTTTACGCTCCCAGGGATATCCTGCTGTCCTGAATCGGGACAAGGACTACGCACTGAGTGACGACAACCGTTGGCTGCAGTCCAAATCCCGGCACCTTAAAGACCTCGCCCAACGTAAAAGCCTAACAGAACAACTGCCCACCGCTTTGGTTGTAAGCCTGCATGTCAATTGGAGCAAAAGTGCCGAAAAACGAGGACCCATTGTACTGTATCAGGATGAAGGCAGCAGCTATCTGTTAGCTGAACGGATTCAGCATTCATTAAACCGCTTATTTTGCATGAATAGAAAAACAGTGTACGGAAAACCCTTTTATCTTTTGAATAAAATCCAGCATCCTGCTGTAATTGTTGAAACCGGATTTATCAGTAACGAACAGGACAGAGCTATGCTTTCCGAGGATCGTGGTCAAAAAAGCATTGCCGAAGCTATTGCCGCAGGCATTATTGCGCATTTGACGGCATGGTAG
- a CDS encoding YqzE family protein — translation MAKSDELVTYITQRIVRYMETPRDVRRSQKQAREPWGSKWFGMLPLALKMWMKSTRRGRRERN, via the coding sequence ATGGCGAAGAGTGACGAACTGGTGACGTATATTACGCAGCGGATTGTTCGCTATATGGAAACGCCGCGTGATGTTCGGCGCAGTCAAAAACAAGCCAGAGAGCCGTGGGGGAGCAAATGGTTTGGCATGTTGCCTCTCGCTCTGAAAATGTGGATGAAATCCACACGCAGAGGGCGAAGGGAGCGAAATTAA
- a CDS encoding YqhG family protein — protein MTMNAQQVQRFVHTYLEATGCSVIERSPHHVTVKLSPEADKALTNRPYYWGYVERTGVPAQTMSFTFIFDGEAYRTEQERLADHTPPTPASGNAAQDQVMGRYFGHVPTLPQLGPGRILQEELRYGSRRLHQIFEAARDGGKYVYLFEQPDARQLSARSPVVYEAWLSICYKIEFACDLKREELQWLGISLKSGTIVTDFGAMLETRQLSPLLAGNMHVQPAELSVPEASSSLESYLTEQLRQQDYDWAEQAKERLREELEVIDHYYDDLIKEQKEEEDKKEAISEQHQARRKEMVWQYEPKVLVSAINCGIFHLR, from the coding sequence TTGACCATGAATGCACAGCAAGTCCAGCGTTTTGTACACACCTATCTGGAAGCTACCGGATGCAGTGTCATTGAGAGGTCGCCTCATCATGTAACCGTCAAGCTTTCTCCAGAAGCGGATAAAGCCTTAACAAACCGCCCCTACTATTGGGGATACGTAGAGCGTACTGGCGTTCCAGCGCAGACGATGTCCTTCACTTTCATCTTTGATGGGGAAGCCTATCGTACAGAACAGGAACGTTTAGCGGATCATACGCCACCAACTCCAGCATCAGGCAACGCAGCACAAGATCAGGTCATGGGGCGTTATTTCGGTCATGTACCGACATTACCACAATTGGGACCTGGACGTATTTTGCAGGAGGAGCTTCGATATGGAAGCCGTCGGCTACATCAAATTTTTGAAGCCGCACGAGATGGAGGGAAATATGTTTATTTGTTTGAGCAACCTGATGCCCGTCAGCTGTCTGCCCGCTCTCCCGTAGTCTATGAAGCTTGGCTCAGCATCTGCTATAAGATTGAATTCGCCTGCGATTTGAAGCGTGAGGAACTTCAGTGGCTAGGTATTTCGCTTAAAAGCGGCACCATTGTAACCGATTTTGGCGCCATGCTCGAAACTCGGCAGCTCAGCCCGCTGCTGGCGGGTAATATGCATGTGCAGCCTGCCGAGCTATCTGTCCCTGAAGCTTCTAGCTCGCTTGAAAGCTACCTCACCGAACAGCTCCGTCAGCAAGATTATGATTGGGCTGAGCAGGCGAAGGAACGATTGCGCGAGGAATTGGAGGTTATTGACCACTACTACGATGATCTAATCAAGGAACAGAAAGAGGAAGAGGATAAAAAAGAAGCCATATCAGAGCAGCATCAAGCCCGCCGTAAAGAAATGGTATGGCAGTATGAGCCCAAGGTACTCGTATCCGCCATTAACTGCGGGATATTTCATCTGCGGTAA
- a CDS encoding DEAD/DEAH box helicase: MKAKSTSSPHIPNQAPLPVPVQFDRSWQDELDQRLRKGGPWGDWNLYQLAIEAEKVKLVPSFDELQCLQHLQDLTPLPHQLDTARKVLFQMSGRAILADEVGLGKTIEAGMILKEYLVRGLASKVLILVPASLVLQWVRELNSKFGIPAVAQKKAYSWSSEVVVASMDTAKREPHSNILLDTDYDLLIIDEAHKLKNKKTSNYQFIMKLRKKYCLLLTATPVQNDLSELFNLITLLKPGQLGRHGDFSANFVVDKRLPKNEDQLKDELSKVMIRNRRGEGPVQFTKRNVSNIHLELSPEEQALYDGVTSFVKEQYQANGGNLSSMLSLVTLQREVCSSRDAVFVTLVNLSKKMAPDSPLRDRVWDLVAHIKAIKANSKAEKALELIRQMNEKVIIFTEYRATQEYLLNYFRDRGLSAVPYRGGMNRGRKDWMMDLFRGRIQVMIATEAGGEGINLQFCHHMINFDLPWNPMRVEQRIGRVHRLGQTHDVNIFNLSTTGTIEEHILHLLHEKINMFEMVIGGLDVILEKFEKKESIEKSLYKIMLESSSDDEIRKKMQKLGHSLDSIKQEMEQLRTDQPNTEDLLGLAGNTVPPGKARRSVKGGR; encoded by the coding sequence ATGAAAGCCAAATCGACAAGTTCCCCGCACATACCTAATCAAGCGCCACTGCCTGTTCCGGTGCAATTTGATCGAAGCTGGCAGGATGAGCTGGACCAGCGGCTGCGCAAAGGTGGCCCTTGGGGAGATTGGAATCTGTATCAGCTGGCCATTGAGGCTGAAAAAGTCAAACTGGTGCCGAGCTTTGATGAGCTTCAATGTCTACAGCATTTGCAAGACCTCACTCCACTACCCCATCAGCTGGATACCGCTCGAAAGGTACTGTTTCAAATGTCCGGACGTGCCATTCTTGCCGATGAAGTCGGCCTAGGCAAAACAATCGAAGCTGGAATGATCCTAAAGGAATATCTGGTTCGCGGGCTGGCTTCCAAAGTGCTTATTCTTGTACCCGCATCTCTGGTCCTACAATGGGTGCGTGAGCTGAACAGCAAATTCGGTATTCCCGCTGTCGCGCAGAAAAAAGCGTATTCTTGGTCTTCCGAGGTCGTCGTGGCCTCTATGGATACCGCCAAGCGGGAGCCCCATAGTAACATCCTACTAGATACCGATTATGACCTGCTCATTATAGACGAGGCTCATAAGCTGAAAAATAAAAAGACATCCAACTACCAGTTCATTATGAAGCTGCGCAAAAAATATTGTTTGCTCCTGACAGCAACACCTGTACAAAACGATCTGTCTGAGCTGTTTAACCTGATTACACTGCTCAAGCCTGGTCAATTGGGAAGACATGGCGATTTTTCAGCCAACTTTGTTGTAGATAAACGTCTGCCCAAAAATGAAGATCAGCTCAAGGATGAGCTATCTAAAGTCATGATCCGCAATCGTCGCGGAGAAGGCCCGGTTCAATTCACCAAACGAAATGTTTCCAACATTCACTTGGAACTTTCGCCGGAAGAGCAAGCGCTGTACGATGGGGTGACCTCTTTTGTCAAAGAGCAATACCAGGCGAATGGCGGAAATTTAAGTAGCATGCTGTCTCTCGTCACCCTTCAACGGGAAGTGTGCAGCAGCCGGGACGCTGTGTTCGTGACGCTGGTCAATTTGTCTAAAAAAATGGCCCCAGACTCTCCCCTACGCGATCGTGTCTGGGATTTGGTTGCACATATTAAAGCGATCAAGGCTAATTCCAAAGCAGAAAAAGCGCTCGAGCTTATCCGTCAGATGAACGAAAAAGTGATCATTTTTACAGAATACCGAGCCACACAGGAGTATTTGCTGAACTATTTCCGTGACCGTGGCCTATCTGCTGTTCCTTACCGAGGCGGTATGAACCGTGGACGCAAGGATTGGATGATGGATCTGTTCCGTGGGCGCATTCAGGTCATGATTGCCACCGAAGCGGGTGGTGAAGGCATTAACCTGCAATTTTGTCACCATATGATTAACTTCGATTTACCGTGGAATCCCATGCGTGTGGAGCAGCGGATCGGACGGGTACATCGGCTTGGACAGACGCATGATGTTAATATTTTCAACTTGTCCACAACCGGAACGATTGAGGAGCATATCCTGCATCTGCTGCATGAAAAGATAAATATGTTTGAGATGGTCATTGGCGGATTGGACGTTATTCTTGAGAAATTTGAGAAAAAAGAATCCATTGAAAAAAGTCTGTATAAAATCATGCTTGAATCCAGTAGCGATGATGAAATTCGCAAAAAAATGCAAAAGCTGGGCCACTCGCTGGATTCCATCAAGCAGGAAATGGAACAACTGCGCACAGACCAGCCAAACACAGAGGATTTATTAGGCCTAGCAGGCAATACGGTTCCTCCGGGCAAAGCTCGACGCAGTGTGAAGGGAGGTCGCTAG
- a CDS encoding helix-turn-helix transcriptional regulator: MKTEARLEALSVFLKTKRARLHPHMVGLPQGSRRRTPGLRREEVAQLAGVSTTWYTWLEQGRDIKVSASVLDAIAAALQLNTDERKYLYDLAIEAGSHSLPAPAEQAVISPSLQKIVQELHYCPAIISDRRCHIVGWNAAAAHVFMDFAELPHEQRNMIELLFTKKEFKSLAVNWEHFVKGFLAIFRAYYGQYVTDPWYAQFIQNMSQTYPEFNELWNQSEVSSAPEVLIEFRHAKAGKMLFDLTSLQVQGSVDLRCSIYTPNAQTSTESKLQKLMEGS; encoded by the coding sequence ATGAAAACGGAAGCACGTCTGGAAGCACTATCTGTTTTTCTAAAAACAAAAAGGGCCCGCCTACACCCACATATGGTCGGTCTCCCCCAAGGATCACGTCGCAGAACACCAGGCTTGCGCAGAGAAGAAGTCGCTCAGCTGGCAGGTGTCAGTACGACCTGGTATACCTGGCTGGAGCAAGGACGAGATATTAAGGTGTCCGCCTCTGTGTTGGATGCTATTGCTGCCGCATTGCAGTTGAACACAGACGAGCGCAAATATTTGTATGATTTGGCGATCGAGGCCGGGTCTCACAGCCTTCCAGCTCCAGCAGAGCAGGCCGTCATTTCCCCCTCTCTGCAAAAGATCGTACAAGAGCTACACTACTGCCCTGCTATTATTTCAGATCGGCGTTGTCATATTGTCGGCTGGAACGCCGCTGCTGCTCATGTTTTTATGGATTTTGCCGAGCTACCACATGAGCAACGCAATATGATTGAACTGCTATTCACCAAAAAGGAGTTTAAAAGTCTAGCCGTGAATTGGGAACACTTTGTAAAGGGGTTCCTTGCAATTTTCCGCGCTTATTACGGACAATACGTAACAGACCCCTGGTATGCACAATTTATACAAAATATGAGTCAGACCTACCCAGAGTTTAACGAGCTTTGGAATCAGAGTGAAGTAAGCTCCGCGCCGGAGGTGCTCATTGAATTTCGTCATGCCAAGGCTGGCAAAATGCTATTTGACCTGACTTCTCTTCAGGTACAGGGCAGTGTTGATCTCCGTTGCAGCATCTACACCCCTAATGCGCAGACCTCTACGGAAAGTAAACTCCAAAAGTTAATGGAAGGCAGCTAA
- the fabF gene encoding beta-ketoacyl-ACP synthase II — protein sequence MQRVVITGMGVVSPIGNEVDTLWKNLLEGNSGIRKIDTFDVSDLKAQIAGLVQDFDAEKQWGRKDARRMDRFTQFALYAAEQALKDSGLELDHTDLERVGVYVGSGVGGLDTLVNNVDVLLHRGPGRVSPTLVPMMISNMAAAQISIAFGAMGPTLSPVTACSIGNTAIGEAFRTIRTGDADVIFAGGTEAAVTRLALASFANATALSTRNEEPSIASRPFDQDRDGFVMSEGAGILVLESLEHAIRRGAEIYGEVIGYGASSDAYHMVAPHPEGTGAYLAMKAALHSARISPEEVDVISAHATSTSVGDAAETLAIHKLFGDYAYQIPVTANKSMLGHMLGAAGGVEAIALVQSLREGIIPPTMHLDNPDPVCDLDYVPHEARKAPLNIGLSNSFGFGGHNAVIVLKRYES from the coding sequence ATGCAAAGAGTAGTGATAACAGGTATGGGTGTCGTTTCCCCAATAGGTAATGAAGTGGACACGTTGTGGAAGAATTTGCTGGAAGGCAATTCAGGTATACGTAAAATTGATACATTCGATGTGTCCGATTTGAAAGCACAAATTGCTGGACTGGTACAGGATTTTGATGCAGAAAAGCAATGGGGACGTAAAGATGCTAGACGAATGGATCGGTTTACTCAGTTTGCATTATATGCGGCAGAACAAGCGCTTAAGGATTCCGGTCTGGAACTGGATCACACCGATTTGGAGCGTGTAGGTGTCTATGTGGGATCGGGAGTCGGCGGTTTGGATACGTTGGTGAACAATGTAGATGTTCTGCTACATCGTGGACCGGGTAGAGTTAGCCCGACGCTGGTACCCATGATGATCTCGAATATGGCAGCTGCTCAAATTAGTATCGCGTTTGGAGCGATGGGACCTACGCTTTCACCCGTGACGGCTTGCTCTATTGGAAATACAGCAATTGGAGAGGCGTTTCGGACGATTCGCACAGGAGATGCGGATGTCATTTTTGCTGGTGGAACTGAAGCGGCGGTGACTAGATTGGCCTTGGCAAGCTTCGCTAATGCGACTGCCTTGTCCACACGTAACGAGGAGCCTTCTATAGCAAGTCGACCTTTTGATCAGGATCGAGACGGCTTTGTCATGAGCGAAGGTGCAGGTATTCTGGTACTGGAGTCACTGGAGCACGCTATCCGCCGTGGTGCGGAAATCTATGGTGAGGTCATCGGTTATGGAGCCAGTTCGGATGCTTATCACATGGTTGCACCGCATCCCGAAGGAACCGGAGCTTACTTGGCTATGAAAGCAGCCCTTCATTCGGCCCGCATCTCCCCTGAAGAAGTGGACGTGATTAGCGCCCACGCAACGAGTACGTCTGTCGGGGATGCCGCTGAGACCCTTGCAATCCATAAGCTGTTTGGTGATTATGCCTATCAGATTCCGGTTACTGCGAATAAGTCCATGCTGGGTCATATGCTGGGAGCTGCGGGCGGGGTCGAAGCGATTGCGCTTGTGCAAAGCCTACGGGAAGGCATCATTCCACCAACGATGCATCTGGACAATCCAGACCCGGTTTGCGATTTGGATTATGTGCCTCACGAAGCGCGCAAGGCTCCACTAAATATTGGGCTATCTAACTCTTTCGGTTTCGGTGGTCATAATGCGGTCATTGTGCTGAAGCGCTACGAGTCATAA
- a CDS encoding GNAT family N-acetyltransferase, producing MVLIRNIQPADAEAYWNLRLEALQMNPEAFGTSYEEAALVPLSDVVKQIQNKRDHYILGAFTKDHQLVGMTGFRREQKIKTQHKGAIWGVYVPSTYRGQGIAKKLLLEVISQGRKVEGLKQINLSVVTTNQAAVELYRKLGFETYGIEKNALEYHGQGYDEEFMAYFY from the coding sequence ATGGTTTTAATCAGAAACATACAACCAGCAGACGCTGAGGCTTATTGGAATTTGAGACTGGAAGCCCTACAAATGAACCCCGAAGCTTTTGGAACCTCCTATGAGGAAGCCGCACTAGTTCCGCTATCTGATGTGGTGAAGCAGATACAAAATAAACGAGATCATTACATACTTGGTGCATTTACAAAGGATCACCAGCTGGTTGGCATGACCGGGTTTAGAAGAGAACAGAAAATAAAGACGCAGCATAAGGGAGCAATTTGGGGAGTTTATGTACCATCGACCTATCGAGGCCAGGGGATCGCTAAAAAACTTTTATTGGAAGTTATCAGCCAAGGTAGAAAAGTGGAAGGTTTGAAGCAAATCAACCTGAGTGTGGTGACTACCAATCAAGCTGCTGTTGAGCTGTATAGGAAATTGGGATTTGAAACCTATGGTATAGAAAAGAATGCTTTGGAATATCACGGTCAGGGATACGATGAGGAGTTCATGGCTTATTTTTATTAA
- a CDS encoding helix-turn-helix transcriptional regulator, translating into MKIDRLLSIVILLLKKNRIQAKELADLYEVSIRTIYRDIEAISMAGIPVVTYQGANGGIGLMEGYRLDRSMLTDHDIKDIVMGLQSLSSSLGGPNVSRLLHKFESIIPESGKEQFSVHTTQFIVDHSGWGNRAAQEGKLIKVKEAMSQARTVAFTYRNAGGAITERNVEPHTLVLKGQQWFVYAYCPDREQFRLFKLSRMSDPVVTETVFARRDLSYEVLPWNEGRMEVSRAVQPFTLQFNRDSRHLAEDWFGVEALTEQEEGIYTVSVPFPEDAWAYGFILSLGPDVVVKEPAHLRDKIHKMALRIASNYEEVRES; encoded by the coding sequence ATGAAAATTGACCGATTGCTTTCTATCGTCATTTTGCTGCTAAAGAAAAATAGAATACAAGCGAAGGAACTGGCTGATTTATATGAGGTTTCGATCCGGACGATCTATAGAGATATTGAAGCGATTAGTATGGCAGGTATTCCGGTGGTCACTTATCAGGGAGCCAACGGGGGAATCGGTCTTATGGAAGGATACCGCCTGGATCGCAGTATGCTGACGGATCATGATATAAAGGATATCGTGATGGGTTTGCAGAGTTTGTCCTCGTCGTTGGGCGGCCCGAATGTGTCGCGGTTACTTCATAAATTTGAAAGTATTATACCGGAATCTGGGAAAGAGCAATTTAGTGTCCATACCACACAGTTTATCGTCGATCATTCGGGATGGGGAAATCGGGCTGCGCAGGAAGGCAAATTGATAAAGGTAAAAGAAGCAATGAGCCAAGCGCGCACTGTCGCCTTTACCTATCGAAATGCGGGGGGAGCCATAACGGAACGGAATGTTGAACCGCATACGCTCGTTCTGAAAGGACAACAATGGTTTGTATATGCATATTGTCCCGATAGGGAGCAGTTTCGTCTATTCAAACTCTCGCGCATGAGTGACCCTGTGGTTACAGAGACAGTTTTTGCTCGCAGGGATCTTTCTTATGAAGTGTTGCCGTGGAATGAGGGGCGGATGGAGGTATCCAGAGCCGTACAACCATTTACGCTACAATTTAACCGTGACTCAAGGCATCTGGCGGAGGACTGGTTTGGCGTAGAAGCATTGACCGAGCAGGAGGAAGGGATCTATACGGTTTCGGTCCCGTTTCCTGAGGATGCATGGGCGTACGGATTTATTTTAAGCTTGGGACCGGATGTGGTTGTCAAAGAACCAGCCCATTTGCGGGACAAGATTCATAAGATGGCGCTGCGTATTGCATCTAATTATGAAGAAGTTCGGGAATCATAA
- a CDS encoding zinc ribbon domain-containing protein, with protein sequence MDKACQSCGMPLEHEDQYGTDAQHHKTDEYCKYCYKEGEFVQPELTMEGMIQQSVPFLVEEGMQEEEATSMLRNYLPFLKRWRSSEDTGLTLDGPIREEYRGEIRLIGLKARTSNQNEQTSHGIIPNMWERFWSEDVTGRIKEKAGHASVYGCYTDYENGALGEYTFFIGKEAAVDFQTPDDLEELVIPAARYAIFQATQEPSSVFRVWQTIWEWAATGQGERTYTGDFEMYGSPDEPVLIYIAIK encoded by the coding sequence ATGGATAAAGCTTGTCAAAGTTGCGGGATGCCGCTAGAGCATGAGGACCAATATGGAACGGATGCACAACATCATAAAACGGATGAGTATTGCAAGTATTGTTACAAGGAAGGCGAATTTGTACAGCCTGAATTGACTATGGAGGGAATGATTCAGCAGTCTGTGCCTTTCCTGGTAGAGGAGGGGATGCAGGAAGAAGAAGCGACTTCGATGCTGCGCAATTACCTGCCATTTTTGAAACGATGGCGGTCCTCAGAGGATACGGGGCTTACACTGGATGGACCCATTCGGGAAGAATATCGAGGTGAGATCCGTTTGATTGGGTTGAAAGCACGTACAAGTAATCAGAATGAACAAACATCTCACGGGATCATTCCAAACATGTGGGAACGTTTTTGGAGTGAGGACGTGACTGGTCGGATAAAGGAAAAAGCAGGACATGCTTCTGTCTATGGTTGCTATACTGACTATGAAAATGGAGCTTTAGGCGAGTATACGTTTTTTATCGGGAAGGAAGCGGCTGTAGATTTCCAAACTCCTGATGACCTTGAAGAACTTGTCATCCCGGCTGCACGCTACGCCATTTTTCAGGCAACTCAGGAGCCATCTTCTGTCTTCCGTGTATGGCAGACGATTTGGGAGTGGGCTGCCACGGGACAAGGGGAGCGGACATACACAGGTGATTTTGAAATGTATGGCAGTCCTGATGAACCTGTTTTGATTTATATTGCAATCAAGTGA